GCAATAGGTTCAAGGTATTCTTTTCTTATTTCAAGGGAACTCGGCCCATTATAATAAGGGTCAACAATTAGAACAGCATCTACTTTTTTTTCAGCAGCAAATTTTGTAGCTTCTAAAGCTTCTTCAGTGCTGTTGCTACCTGTTCCAGCAACGCATAAACATTTTCCCCTTGTTTTTTTTGCTGAAATTTCAATCACATTTTTATGTTCCGTCCATGAAAGCGTGGGGCTTTCACCTGTTGTTCCAGCAGCTACAATACCTGATATACCATTTTGAATTTGAAAATCTAAAAGTTTTTCAAAACCTTCATAATCAACATCATTACCCTTAAACGGCGTTACAATTGCGGTGTAACATCCTTCCATCATTCTTTTCTCCCTTAAATGTTAAAAAATCTACTTTGTGTTTCTTAAAATCTTTTCTTAATATCTATTTTATGGCATACTACCAAAAATCATAAAATAAATGCAATTTATTAATTATTACTTAGAAAAGAAAATTAAATAAATACAGTAATACGGAGAATTAATTATGAAAAAAGCTAAAGATGTTCATGAATTTATAGAAGAACAAAGAGGCGCTGTTGCTTCAAATCCTGAATGCGGGACTTCTCATTATAATCTCGCTGTTGGTCTTATGGGTATAAAAGAATACGATGAAGCTGAAAAAGAATTAAGAGATGCTGTGGCCTGCAGCCCAACCCTTGCAGAAGCCTATGTTTTGCTTGGTGGTATCTGTCTTAATAAAAATGATCTTGATGGATGTCTTCATTACAATAAGCAGGCTACAAGCGTAAGACCTGGTTTTTCAGTTGGTTATGGCAATATTGGTTTTATACAATTCCAACAGGGCAAAATTGATGAAGCAGTTGAATCCCTTGAAAAAGCCTTAAAATACAACCCAATGTTTATTCAAGCATATACAACC
This region of Desulfobacterales bacterium genomic DNA includes:
- a CDS encoding tetratricopeptide repeat protein translates to MKKAKDVHEFIEEQRGAVASNPECGTSHYNLAVGLMGIKEYDEAEKELRDAVACSPTLAEAYVLLGGICLNKNDLDGCLHYNKQATSVRPGFSVGYGNIGFIQFQQGKIDEAVESLEKALKYNPMFIQAYTTLANAYLMKGQIDKSIELNLKAIDLDESFPIAHNNLVIALVEKGDFKKAIEHADKSVTLGYEVSEEILNLLKKHRI